The Ananas comosus cultivar F153 linkage group 7, ASM154086v1, whole genome shotgun sequence genome has a window encoding:
- the LOC109712441 gene encoding uncharacterized protein LOC109712441 — protein MKRRPHEAVVVLAGRSRVFCSGADLTATENIFKSDAKYPAIDPAVSCPPPPICLKPRHPRPIFSKPRHPRSIRPKPRHPRPIRRCLCRAAAHDSARDLGRSVDTRAPSSTLMARTRGVPSDAASLHLEGRSPVDATSLLWPFTAAERRRHGPPSSRSQIRGSTVRSQPQWSSVINKAASCSTAILRERAVLSSQTDSARQVPDVPGVRPPTARRRT, from the exons ATGAAGCGGCGACCCCATGAAGCCGTCGTGGTCCTCGCCGGACGCAGCCGCGTCTTCTGCTCCGGTGCCGACCTCACCGCCACCGAGAATATCTTTAAGAGCGACGCCAAATACCCTGCCATAGACCCCGCCGTGTCGTGCCCGCCTCCA ccgatctgcctgaagccgcgccacccgcggccgatattttcgaagccgcgccacccgcggtcGATCCGcccgaagccgcgccacccgcggccaaTTCGCCGATGCCTATGCCGAGCCGCCGCCCATGACTCTGCTCGTGATCTCGGCCGATCCGTCGACACCCGCGCGCCGTCGTCGACTTTGATGGCTCGAACCCGAGGAGTTCCCTCTGATGCCGCGTCACTCCACCTCGAAGGCCGCAGCCCCGTCGATGCCACGTCGCTGTTGTGGCCTTTCACCGCTGCAGAGCGTCGCCGTCACGGCCCTCCTTCGTCGCGGTCTCAGATCCGTGGCTCCACTGTCAGGTCACAGCCCCAGTGGAGCTCCGTCATCAACAAAGCCGCCAGCTGCTCGACGGcgatcctgagagagagagcggtgctctcctctcaaacggatTCCGC